One genomic window of Elusimicrobiota bacterium includes the following:
- a CDS encoding ferredoxin: MKAVVDKDTCIGCGLCESSCPDVFKMQDNIAIVIADPVPDNMKECAKQMVQDCPVNAISVNG; the protein is encoded by the coding sequence ATGAAAGCTGTTGTTGACAAAGACACCTGTATCGGTTGTGGATTATGCGAATCCTCTTGCCCTGATGTTTTCAAGATGCAGGATAATATTGCAATTGTTATCGCAGATCCCGTACCAGATAACATGAAAGAGTGCGCAAAGCAAATGGTTCAGGACTGCCCGGTAAACGCCATTTCTGTAAATGGATAA